A part of Chitinimonas koreensis genomic DNA contains:
- a CDS encoding alpha/beta hydrolase family protein — translation MSARAATPSSTRPPLRGEERSVRRSWRQPNEPRNHAGRPRRRRLPAGRPPLPAAGHGQGCRPAGFGHGGAAKFLCPAGALAGRPGWAALSFDYRGMGDSRRGPLKALDVDLIGWAQRDCAALVEAARLQAPGKPLLWIGHSLGGQLPGLTPNIGRVDRIVTVAAGSGYWLENAWPLKRRAWLFWFVFAPILTPLFGYFPGKRLGMVGDLPAGVMRQWRRWCLHRDYAVGVEGQAVAQGFAAVRAPVLALGIEDDEMMSRRNTESLHGLYRGAAVALRRVAPAEHGLARIGHFGFFRKEHATTLWPRLIGPELAALEAEAPKPVESPAEAATSALP, via the coding sequence GTGTCTGCCCGTGCAGCAACCCCATCCTCCACCCGGCCGCCCCTTCGAGGGGAGGAGCGGTCCGTACGCAGGTCATGGAGACAACCGAATGAGCCTCGAAACCACGCTGGACGTCCACGCCGCCGACGGCTACCCGCTGGCCGCCCGCCTCTACCGGCCGCAGGGCACGGCCAAGGGTGTCGTCCTGCTGGTTTCGGCCATGGGGGTGCCGCAAAGTTTCTATGCCCCGCTGGCGCGCTGGCTGGCCGCCCGGGCTGGGCCGCGCTGAGCTTCGACTATCGCGGCATGGGCGATTCGCGCCGCGGCCCGCTGAAGGCGCTCGATGTCGACCTGATCGGCTGGGCGCAGCGCGACTGCGCCGCGCTGGTCGAGGCGGCGCGGCTGCAGGCGCCGGGCAAGCCGCTGCTGTGGATCGGCCACAGCCTGGGCGGCCAGCTGCCGGGCCTCACGCCGAACATCGGCCGGGTCGACCGCATCGTCACCGTCGCCGCCGGCAGCGGCTACTGGCTGGAGAACGCCTGGCCGCTCAAGCGCCGCGCCTGGCTGTTCTGGTTCGTGTTCGCGCCGATCCTCACCCCGCTGTTCGGCTACTTCCCCGGCAAGCGGCTCGGCATGGTGGGCGACCTGCCGGCCGGCGTGATGCGGCAGTGGCGGCGCTGGTGCCTGCACCGCGACTACGCGGTCGGCGTCGAGGGCCAGGCGGTCGCGCAGGGTTTCGCCGCGGTGCGCGCGCCGGTGCTGGCGCTGGGCATCGAGGACGACGAGATGATGTCGCGCCGCAATACCGAATCGCTGCACGGCCTCTACCGCGGCGCCGCCGTCGCGCTGCGGCGGGTGGCGCCGGCCGAGCACGGCCTCGCCCGCATCGGCCACTTCGGCTTCTTCCGCAAGGAACACGCGACCACGCTGTGGCCGCGGCTGATCGGGCCGGAGCTGGCGGCGCTGGAGGCCGAGGCGCCGAAGCCGGTCGAATCGCCGGCGGAAGCCGCCACATCCGCCCTGCCCTAG
- a CDS encoding peroxiredoxin family protein: MKPIVKIGIAAALAAAIGTIVLVGNSAQAEAPAVQYTSIKGQQTSQAALKGKVVLVNFWATSCTGCMAEMPKLVDTHRKYAKQGFETVAVAMSYDPPNYVAAYTEKAQLPFFVALDVDGGIARRFGEVQLTPTTFLIDKHGRIVQRYLGEPDFNQLHALIEEKLKEA; encoded by the coding sequence ATGAAACCCATCGTCAAAATCGGCATCGCCGCGGCGCTCGCGGCCGCCATCGGCACCATCGTGCTGGTCGGCAATTCGGCCCAGGCCGAGGCGCCCGCCGTGCAGTACACCTCGATCAAGGGCCAGCAGACCAGCCAGGCGGCGCTCAAGGGCAAGGTCGTGCTGGTGAATTTCTGGGCCACCAGCTGCACCGGCTGCATGGCCGAGATGCCCAAGCTGGTCGACACCCACCGCAAGTACGCCAAGCAGGGCTTCGAGACCGTCGCGGTGGCGATGAGCTACGACCCGCCCAACTACGTGGCGGCCTATACAGAGAAGGCCCAGCTGCCGTTCTTCGTGGCGCTCGACGTCGACGGCGGCATCGCCCGCCGCTTCGGCGAGGTGCAGCTGACGCCGACCACCTTCCTGATCGACAAGCACGGCCGCATCGTCCAGCGCTACCTGGGCGAGCCCGATTTCAACCAGCTGCATGCGCTGATCGAGGAAAAGCTCAAGGAAGCCTGA
- a CDS encoding YegJ family protein, which produces MIRPLILVLALSISCHAADEKVEDRPIRIDQTDRDMNSAIAKARSTLDDFLKLADHPPAGSSGFKVKVMFRDRNGTEHFWVTPFKRYADRFAGVVANEPSVVTSVELGKVYPFTRDQITDWGYEKNGKQIGSYTVCVLFKKMPADEVARYKKDHGFECRDQ; this is translated from the coding sequence ATGATTCGGCCACTGATCCTTGTGCTTGCACTTTCGATTTCTTGCCATGCAGCCGACGAGAAAGTGGAAGATCGACCGATCCGCATCGATCAAACCGACCGGGATATGAACAGCGCCATCGCCAAAGCCCGATCGACGCTGGACGATTTCCTGAAACTGGCCGATCACCCGCCCGCCGGCAGTTCGGGATTCAAGGTCAAGGTCATGTTCCGCGACCGGAACGGTACGGAACATTTCTGGGTGACGCCCTTCAAGCGATACGCCGATCGCTTCGCCGGCGTCGTCGCCAACGAGCCATCGGTGGTGACCTCGGTCGAACTCGGCAAGGTCTATCCGTTCACCCGGGATCAGATCACCGATTGGGGTTATGAAAAAAATGGCAAACAGATCGGCAGCTACACAGTTTGCGTGCTGTTCAAGAAAATGCCTGCGGATGAAGTCGCGCGCTATAAGAAGGACCACGGTTTCGAATGCAGGGATCAATGA
- a CDS encoding glyoxalase superfamily protein produces MQTVIPQLRMTEAARNLAFYIEGLGFAIDWEHRCAPEASAFLRSTLHAASADRARTIRRFPPPAVTSRPGKALTRYLS; encoded by the coding sequence ATGCAAACCGTCATCCCGCAGCTCCGCATGACCGAGGCTGCGCGCAACCTGGCCTTTTACATCGAAGGCCTCGGCTTCGCCATCGACTGGGAGCACCGCTGCGCCCCTGAGGCCAGCGCGTTCCTACGGTCAACACTGCACGCCGCCTCGGCAGACCGCGCGCGCACCATCCGTCGCTTCCCGCCCCCAGCTGTTACTTCTCGCCCTGGCAAGGCGCTAACCCGCTACCTATCTTGA
- a CDS encoding DinB family protein, which yields MISWKNHFLYQIDYQHWANDKLFESCDMLSDEARKRDAGLFFKSIHGTANHLLVTNLLWFARLRGDHVDLRPDQQVHDDWRELKLALKQTVRQTQHWLQAQPHEFFEGELRYRIASGVEHSNWVHDVLTHFVTHYAHHRGQIAGIATQLGAPIPEMDYIGYRRDMQDSLANLRQAANG from the coding sequence ATGATTTCTTGGAAAAACCATTTTCTGTACCAGATCGATTACCAGCATTGGGCCAACGACAAGCTGTTCGAGAGCTGCGACATGCTGTCCGACGAGGCGCGCAAGCGCGACGCCGGGCTGTTCTTCAAAAGCATCCACGGCACCGCCAACCACCTCCTGGTGACCAACCTGCTGTGGTTCGCCCGCCTGCGCGGCGACCACGTCGACCTGCGGCCCGACCAGCAGGTGCATGACGACTGGCGCGAGCTGAAGCTGGCGCTCAAGCAGACCGTGCGGCAGACCCAGCACTGGCTGCAGGCGCAGCCGCACGAATTCTTCGAGGGCGAATTGCGCTACCGCATCGCCTCGGGCGTCGAGCATTCGAACTGGGTGCACGACGTGCTCACCCATTTCGTCACCCACTATGCCCACCACCGCGGCCAGATCGCCGGCATCGCCACCCAGCTCGGCGCGCCGATCCCCGAGATGGACTACATCGGCTACCGGCGCGACATGCAGGACAGCCTGGCCAATCTGCGGCAGGCGGCCAATGGTTGA
- a CDS encoding addiction module antidote protein, with translation MADTATRAWDPAEHLDSEEDMAAYLEAALEDGDPALVTAALGDIARAKGMTRIAREAGLSRESLYKALSPNGNPELATILKVVSVLGLRLHATPAPAKLPG, from the coding sequence ATGGCAGACACTGCAACCCGCGCCTGGGACCCGGCGGAACACCTCGATAGCGAAGAAGATATGGCGGCCTATCTCGAGGCCGCCCTCGAAGACGGCGACCCGGCCCTGGTCACCGCCGCCTTGGGCGATATCGCCCGCGCCAAGGGCATGACCCGCATCGCGCGCGAGGCCGGTCTGAGCCGCGAAAGCCTGTACAAGGCGCTTTCGCCCAACGGCAACCCGGAGCTGGCGACGATCCTGAAGGTCGTCTCCGTGCTCGGCCTGCGGCTGCACGCTACCCCCGCACCGGCGAAGCTACCGGGATAG
- a CDS encoding DUF6678 family protein produces the protein MGCPDRPFRAQTNWCPSYRWKWLNGHISGWDTEWFHHLPFPFVGVEWFDIGPHEYRQEGRLLPPQRIDHSAAILGKLTELGFEFEAKGDIARIWGYLPKTFEDFPPADPERDQA, from the coding sequence ATGGGATGCCCTGATCGACCATTCCGCGCCCAGACGAACTGGTGTCCTTCGTATCGCTGGAAATGGCTGAACGGCCATATCTCGGGATGGGACACCGAGTGGTTCCATCACCTGCCGTTTCCCTTCGTCGGCGTCGAATGGTTCGACATCGGCCCGCATGAGTATCGGCAGGAAGGCCGCCTGCTGCCGCCGCAGCGGATCGATCATTCCGCGGCCATCCTGGGCAAGCTGACCGAGCTTGGTTTCGAATTCGAGGCCAAAGGCGACATTGCCAGGATCTGGGGCTATCTCCCCAAGACCTTCGAGGACTTTCCGCCAGCCGATCCTGAGCGGGATCAAGCCTGA
- a CDS encoding indolepyruvate ferredoxin oxidoreductase family protein, whose amino-acid sequence MAAAASHEEGDIMGKMISLDDKYTLASGRVFMTGTQALVRLPMLQQQRDQAAGFNTAGFISGYRGSPLGGLDQELFRAKKFLEPHKIVFTPGVNEDLGATAVWGSQQVGLFPGAKYDGVFAMWYGKGPGVDRSGDVIRHGNAAGSSPLGGVLLIAGDDHAAKSSTLPHQTDHAFDAFMVPVLNPAGVQEFLDFGIHGWAMSRYSGCWVTLKAISDTVESSAIVDVDPDRVQIKIPTDFNMPEGGLNIRWPDPPLVQEERLLHQKLYAVLAYVRANGLNKIVVDSPKPRLGIMTAGKSYLDVMQALDDLGIDQQLAADIGLRIFKVGLTWPLESEGTHHFAEGLDEILVVEEKRQVLEYQLKEQLYNWKEEVRPRVIGKFDEKGEWTLPEGQWLLPAAGELTPAMIARVIASRIARFYTSPIIEERLKFLDEKENALKKPRDIILRQPYFCSGCPHNTSTKLPEGSMALAGIGCHYMAMWVTPGTKMFSQMGGEGVTWAGIQPFTDTRHVFVNLGDGTYFHSGILAIRQAIAAKLHITYKLLYNDAVAMTGGQAVDGTLTVPMLTRQLEAEGVNKIVITTDEPEKYQGVQGLAAGITIHHRDELMEIQKQLRDTPGVTILIHDQTCAAEKRRRRKRGKMIDPPRRVFINERVCEGCGDCSKQSNCLSVIPVETEYGRKRKIDQSSCNKDFSCLKGYCPSFVTLEGEVKPKRSKLGKEAFAGLPELPSPRLPSLDHPWGVLVTGVGGTGVVTIGGVLGVAARIDGIGATVLDQTGLAQKGGAVTTHLRFASEQSKLHAVRIAAGDANVVLGCDMVVTATNDCLAKMRRDHTFAVLNGYEAATGDITKNPDMKFPARSMLDTVKQAVGDGHFDTVDATQIATALMGDSIATNMFMLGFAWQRGLIPLSEPAIMQAIELNGAAVEMNKQAFVWGRHAAHDRIRVEKIAFPQVREAIKLASQTLDEFVARRVADLTQYQDAAYAARYAALVDKVRQAERRVAPESELLSWAAARAYFKVLAYKDEYEVARLYTDGEFRKQLAEQFDGSYTLNFSLGPTWLQWLAKNGQAKKFKLGGWVMGAFGVLAKMKGLRGSALDVFGYAEDRKMERRLIGEFEQGLDTLLAGLDADKLQSAADIVGLIQQVRGYGHIKLAAYETVKRDWDAKLKQYQGTATPAPVAAKPAAIRL is encoded by the coding sequence ATGGCCGCGGCTGCCAGCCACGAAGAAGGAGACATCATGGGAAAAATGATTTCCCTGGACGACAAGTACACCCTGGCTTCCGGTCGGGTGTTCATGACCGGTACGCAAGCGCTCGTCCGGCTTCCCATGCTTCAGCAACAGCGCGACCAGGCCGCCGGTTTCAACACCGCCGGCTTCATCTCCGGCTACCGCGGCTCGCCGCTGGGCGGGTTGGATCAGGAGCTGTTCCGCGCCAAGAAATTCCTCGAACCGCACAAGATCGTCTTCACGCCCGGCGTGAACGAGGATCTCGGCGCGACCGCCGTGTGGGGTTCGCAGCAGGTCGGCCTGTTCCCCGGCGCCAAGTATGACGGCGTGTTCGCCATGTGGTACGGCAAGGGCCCGGGCGTCGACCGCTCCGGTGACGTGATCCGCCACGGCAACGCCGCCGGCTCCTCGCCGCTCGGCGGCGTGCTGCTGATCGCCGGCGACGACCACGCCGCCAAGTCGTCCACCCTGCCGCACCAGACCGACCACGCCTTCGACGCCTTCATGGTGCCGGTGCTCAATCCGGCCGGCGTGCAGGAATTCCTCGACTTCGGCATCCACGGCTGGGCCATGAGCCGCTACTCGGGCTGCTGGGTCACGCTCAAGGCGATCTCCGACACGGTCGAATCGTCGGCCATCGTCGACGTCGATCCGGACCGCGTGCAGATCAAGATCCCGACCGACTTCAACATGCCCGAGGGCGGCCTCAACATCCGTTGGCCCGATCCGCCGCTGGTGCAGGAAGAGCGCCTCCTGCACCAGAAGCTGTACGCCGTGCTGGCCTACGTGCGCGCCAACGGCCTGAACAAGATCGTGGTCGATTCGCCCAAGCCGCGGCTGGGCATCATGACCGCCGGCAAGAGCTACCTCGACGTGATGCAGGCGCTCGACGACCTCGGCATCGACCAGCAGCTGGCGGCCGACATCGGCCTGCGCATCTTCAAGGTCGGCCTGACCTGGCCGCTCGAGAGCGAAGGCACGCACCACTTCGCCGAGGGCCTGGACGAGATCCTGGTGGTCGAAGAGAAGCGCCAGGTGCTCGAGTACCAGCTCAAGGAGCAGCTGTACAACTGGAAGGAAGAAGTCCGCCCGCGCGTGATCGGCAAGTTCGACGAGAAGGGCGAGTGGACGCTGCCCGAGGGCCAGTGGCTGCTGCCGGCCGCCGGCGAGCTGACGCCGGCCATGATCGCCCGCGTGATCGCCAGCCGCATCGCCCGCTTCTACACCAGCCCCATCATCGAGGAGCGGCTCAAGTTCCTCGACGAGAAGGAAAACGCGCTGAAGAAGCCGCGCGACATCATCCTGCGCCAGCCCTACTTCTGCTCGGGTTGCCCGCACAACACCTCGACCAAGCTGCCCGAGGGCTCGATGGCGCTGGCCGGCATCGGCTGCCACTACATGGCGATGTGGGTCACGCCGGGCACCAAGATGTTCAGCCAGATGGGCGGCGAGGGCGTCACCTGGGCCGGCATCCAGCCGTTCACCGATACCCGGCACGTGTTCGTCAACCTCGGCGACGGCACCTATTTCCACTCCGGCATCCTGGCCATCCGCCAGGCCATCGCCGCCAAGCTGCACATCACCTACAAGCTGCTCTACAACGACGCAGTGGCGATGACCGGCGGCCAGGCGGTCGACGGCACGCTGACGGTGCCGATGCTGACGCGCCAGCTCGAGGCCGAGGGCGTCAACAAGATCGTCATCACCACCGACGAGCCGGAGAAGTACCAGGGCGTGCAGGGCCTCGCGGCCGGCATCACCATCCATCACCGCGACGAGTTGATGGAGATCCAGAAGCAGCTGCGCGACACCCCCGGCGTCACCATCCTGATCCACGACCAGACCTGCGCCGCCGAGAAGCGCCGCCGCCGCAAGCGCGGCAAGATGATCGACCCGCCGCGCCGGGTGTTCATCAACGAGCGCGTCTGCGAGGGCTGCGGCGACTGCTCCAAGCAGTCCAACTGCCTGTCGGTGATCCCGGTCGAGACCGAGTACGGCCGCAAGCGCAAGATCGACCAGTCGAGCTGCAACAAGGACTTCAGTTGCCTCAAGGGCTACTGCCCGAGCTTCGTCACGCTCGAGGGCGAGGTGAAGCCCAAGCGCAGCAAGCTGGGCAAGGAAGCGTTCGCCGGCCTGCCCGAGCTGCCGTCGCCGAGGCTGCCGAGCCTCGACCACCCCTGGGGCGTGCTGGTCACCGGCGTGGGCGGCACCGGCGTGGTGACGATCGGCGGCGTGCTCGGCGTGGCCGCGCGCATCGACGGCATCGGCGCCACCGTGCTCGACCAGACCGGCCTGGCCCAGAAGGGCGGCGCCGTGACCACCCACCTGCGCTTCGCCTCGGAGCAATCGAAGCTGCACGCGGTGCGCATCGCCGCCGGCGACGCCAACGTGGTGCTCGGCTGCGACATGGTGGTGACCGCCACCAACGACTGCCTGGCCAAGATGCGGCGCGACCATACCTTCGCGGTGCTGAACGGCTACGAAGCGGCCACCGGCGACATCACCAAGAACCCGGACATGAAGTTCCCGGCGCGCTCGATGCTCGACACGGTGAAACAGGCGGTCGGCGACGGCCACTTCGACACCGTCGACGCCACCCAGATCGCCACCGCGCTGATGGGCGATTCGATCGCGACCAATATGTTCATGCTCGGCTTCGCCTGGCAGCGCGGCCTGATCCCGCTCAGCGAGCCGGCCATCATGCAGGCGATCGAGCTCAACGGCGCCGCGGTCGAGATGAACAAGCAGGCCTTCGTCTGGGGCCGCCACGCCGCGCACGACCGTATCCGCGTCGAGAAGATCGCCTTCCCGCAGGTACGCGAGGCGATCAAGCTGGCCAGCCAGACGCTCGACGAGTTCGTCGCCCGCCGCGTCGCCGACCTGACCCAGTACCAGGACGCCGCCTACGCCGCGCGCTACGCCGCGCTGGTCGACAAGGTGCGCCAGGCCGAGCGCCGCGTGGCGCCCGAGTCCGAGCTCTTGAGCTGGGCCGCCGCACGCGCCTACTTCAAGGTGCTGGCCTACAAGGACGAGTACGAAGTGGCGCGGCTGTACACCGACGGCGAGTTCAGGAAGCAATTGGCCGAGCAGTTCGACGGCAGCTACACGCTGAACTTCAGCCTCGGCCCGACCTGGCTGCAATGGCTGGCCAAGAACGGCCAGGCCAAGAAGTTCAAGCTCGGCGGCTGGGTGATGGGCGCCTTCGGCGTACTGGCGAAGATGAAGGGCCTGCGCGGCAGCGCGCTCGACGTGTTCGGCTACGCCGAGGACCGCAAGATGGAACGCCGCCTGATCGGCGAATTCGAACAGGGCCTCGACACGCTGCTGGCCGGCCTCGACGCCGACAAGCTGCAATCGGCGGCCGACATCGTCGGGCTGATCCAGCAGGTGCGCGGCTACGGCCACATCAAGCTGGCGGCCTACGAGACGGTGAAGCGCGACTGGGATGCCAAGCTCAAGCAGTACCAGGGCACGGCCACCCCGGCGCCGGTGGCGGCCAAGCCGGCCGCGATCCGGCTGTAA
- a CDS encoding type II toxin-antitoxin system RelE/ParE family toxin yields MVEIRQTDGYAHWFAGLRDRTARARIDIRIRRLSLDNPGDVKPVGGGVSELRIDRGPGYRIYFVRRGDTLVVLLAGGGKSTQEQDIRNALELARSI; encoded by the coding sequence ATGGTCGAGATACGTCAAACGGACGGTTACGCCCACTGGTTCGCAGGACTGCGGGATCGCACGGCACGCGCCCGGATCGACATCCGCATCCGCCGCCTGTCGCTCGACAACCCCGGCGACGTCAAACCCGTAGGCGGCGGCGTATCCGAGCTTCGCATCGACCGTGGGCCGGGCTATCGCATCTACTTCGTCCGGCGCGGCGACACGCTCGTCGTCCTGCTGGCCGGCGGCGGCAAGTCCACGCAGGAACAGGACATCCGGAACGCGCTCGAACTGGCCCGTTCGATCTGA
- a CDS encoding NADPH-dependent 2,4-dienoyl-CoA reductase, translated as MPHPRYPNLLAPLDLGFTTLKNRVLMGSMHTGLEESPNGFERMAAFYAERAAGGVGLIVTGGVAPNEAGRVYEGGAMLHDAAEVAHHRIVTDAVHAAGGKICLQVLHTGRYSFQPKPVAPSPIISPIAFYEPIEMSEEQILATIADFARCAVLAKEAGYDGVEVMGSEGYLINQFIAEKTNKRTDRWGGSYQNRIRFPIESVKAVREAVGTDFIIIYRLSMLDLVDNGSVLDETIELAQAVEAAGATIINTGIGWHEARIPTIATMVPRAGFTWVTRKLKGKVGIPLVTTNRINMPDVAEEVLARGDADMISMARPFLADSDWVKKAEEDRALDINTCIGCNQACLDHIFQAKMTSCLVNPRACHETELNYTPTAQKKRLAVIGAGPAGMAFASVAAERGHSVTLYEASGEIGGQFNVAKQIPGKEEFHETLRYFKRRLDQTGVKVRLNHRAVAAELEDFDEVILATGIAPRRVDIPGIDHPKVMNYLDVLKHKKPVGQRVAIIGAGGIGFDTAEYLTTEGVPTSLDVDGFLKEWGIDKTLTEKGGLAPQGPQPHGSPRQVWLLQRKSSKVGDGLGKTTGWIHRQSLKMKQVEMLSSVQYELIDDAGLHVSIKGKPALLPVDNVIVCAGQEPLRELEAALKAAGKPVHLIGGADVAAELDAKRAINQGSRLAAVI; from the coding sequence ATGCCGCATCCGCGCTACCCCAACCTGCTCGCCCCGCTCGACCTCGGCTTCACCACGCTCAAGAACCGCGTGCTGATGGGCTCGATGCACACCGGCCTCGAGGAATCGCCCAACGGCTTCGAGCGCATGGCCGCCTTCTACGCCGAGCGCGCCGCCGGCGGCGTCGGCCTGATCGTGACCGGCGGCGTGGCGCCGAACGAGGCCGGCCGCGTCTACGAGGGCGGCGCCATGCTGCACGATGCCGCCGAGGTGGCGCACCACCGCATCGTCACCGACGCGGTGCACGCCGCCGGCGGCAAGATCTGCCTGCAGGTGCTGCATACCGGCCGCTACAGCTTCCAGCCCAAGCCGGTCGCGCCGTCGCCGATCATCTCGCCGATCGCCTTCTACGAGCCGATCGAGATGAGCGAGGAGCAGATCCTGGCCACCATCGCCGACTTCGCCCGCTGCGCGGTGCTGGCCAAGGAAGCCGGCTACGACGGCGTCGAGGTGATGGGCAGCGAGGGCTACCTGATCAACCAGTTCATCGCCGAGAAGACCAACAAGCGCACCGACCGCTGGGGCGGCAGCTACCAGAACCGCATCCGGTTCCCGATCGAATCGGTGAAGGCGGTGCGCGAAGCGGTCGGCACCGACTTCATCATCATCTACCGGCTGTCGATGCTCGACCTGGTCGACAACGGCTCGGTGCTCGACGAGACCATCGAGCTGGCGCAGGCGGTCGAGGCGGCCGGCGCCACCATCATCAACACCGGCATCGGCTGGCACGAGGCGCGCATCCCGACCATCGCCACCATGGTGCCGCGCGCCGGCTTCACCTGGGTGACCCGCAAGCTCAAGGGCAAGGTCGGCATCCCGCTGGTCACCACCAACCGCATCAACATGCCCGACGTGGCCGAGGAAGTGCTGGCCCGCGGCGACGCCGACATGATCTCGATGGCGCGGCCCTTCCTGGCCGACAGCGACTGGGTGAAGAAGGCCGAGGAGGACCGCGCGCTCGACATCAACACCTGCATCGGCTGCAACCAGGCCTGCCTCGACCATATCTTCCAGGCCAAGATGACCAGCTGCCTGGTCAACCCGCGCGCCTGCCACGAGACCGAGCTCAACTACACGCCCACGGCGCAGAAGAAGCGGCTGGCGGTGATCGGCGCCGGCCCGGCCGGCATGGCCTTCGCCTCGGTCGCCGCCGAGCGCGGCCACAGCGTGACGCTGTACGAGGCGTCCGGCGAGATCGGCGGCCAGTTCAACGTCGCCAAGCAGATCCCGGGCAAGGAGGAATTCCACGAGACGCTGCGCTACTTCAAGCGCCGGCTCGACCAGACCGGCGTCAAGGTGCGGCTCAACCACCGCGCGGTGGCGGCCGAGCTGGAGGATTTCGACGAAGTGATCCTGGCCACCGGCATCGCCCCGCGCCGGGTCGACATCCCCGGCATCGACCATCCCAAGGTGATGAACTACCTCGACGTGCTCAAGCACAAGAAGCCGGTCGGCCAGCGCGTGGCCATCATCGGCGCCGGCGGCATCGGCTTCGACACCGCCGAATACCTGACCACCGAGGGCGTGCCGACCAGCCTCGACGTCGACGGCTTCCTCAAGGAATGGGGCATCGACAAGACGCTGACCGAGAAGGGCGGCCTGGCGCCGCAGGGCCCGCAGCCGCACGGCTCGCCGCGCCAGGTGTGGCTGCTGCAGCGCAAGAGCAGCAAGGTCGGCGACGGCCTGGGCAAGACCACTGGCTGGATCCATCGCCAGAGCCTGAAGATGAAGCAGGTGGAGATGCTGTCGTCGGTGCAGTACGAGCTGATCGACGACGCCGGCCTGCACGTCAGCATCAAGGGCAAGCCGGCCCTGCTGCCGGTCGACAACGTGATCGTCTGCGCCGGCCAGGAGCCGCTGCGCGAGCTGGAAGCGGCGCTGAAGGCAGCCGGCAAGCCGGTGCACCTGATCGGCGGCGCCGACGTGGCGGCGGAGCTCGACGCCAAGCGGGCGATCAACCAGGGATCGCGGCTGGCGGCGGTGATCTGA